The following coding sequences are from one Rutidosis leptorrhynchoides isolate AG116_Rl617_1_P2 chromosome 11, CSIRO_AGI_Rlap_v1, whole genome shotgun sequence window:
- the LOC139875019 gene encoding TMV resistance protein N-like translates to MALTNILGKKSSSDNHDEKYDVFLSFGGVDTRRTFTNHLHQALERADLKTFLDKEEIPPGLYLKPELEKAIKSSTASVIVLSENYASSTWCLDELVLILDQHKKFRQIVIPIFYHVEPTDVRKQQNSFGEAMAEHKKKMEAEADVEKKRLLTEKIEIWKKALTQDSNITGLEVRDRLETEYIKEFVKELCKRIRVPVRTSLPLLIGKEDAIEYVSSWSKDGSSNTVDILSIYGMGGIGKSTLAKYIYDSYCREFDRSIIVKDISRKCVGNINGLLGLKIQLCKDISKASSIEVHDVSVTYNKVLIVLDDIDSIDQLDALLGNKRFHEGSKIIITTRDMSLTERCELLKTKVEKRHTKYPLEGLPENALVKLLCHHAFNGEDLKDGYEEVSEDILKYCE, encoded by the exons ATGGCTCTCACAAATATTTTAGGAAAAAAATCATCGAGTGATAATCATGATGAAAAGTATGACGTATTTTTGAGCTTTGGAGGTGTTGATACTCGTCGTACCTTCACCAATCACCTCCACCAAGCCCTTGAACGTGCCGATCTCAAAACCTTTTTGGACAAGGAAGAGATTCCACCCGGGCTTTATTTGAAACCGGAATTGGAGAAAGCAATTAAATCATCCACGGCTTCTGTTATCGTGTTGTCTGAGAATtatgcttcttctacatggtgccTTGATGAACTTGTTCTGATTCTTGACCAACATAAGAAATTCAGACAAATAGTTATCCCCATCTTCTATCATGTCGAACCCACTGATGTCAGGAAGCAACAAAACAGCTTCGGAGAGGCAATGGCAGAACATAAAAAGAAGATGGAAGCAGAGGCAGATGTGGAGAAGAAAAGACTTTTAACAGAGAAGATAGAAATATGGAAGAAAGCACTTACACAAGATTCCAATATAACTGGATTGGAAGTAAGGGACAG GCTAGAGACTGAATATATAAAGGAATTTGTTAAGGAGCTTTGCAAAAGAATACGTGTACCCGTAAGGACTAGTTTACCACTACTTATTGGGAAGGAGGATGCAATTGAATATGTCAGTTCATGGTCGAAAGATGGATCCTCAAATACCGTTGACATTCTTAGTATTTATGGTATGGGTGGGATTGGAAAGTCAACCTTAGCCAAATATATTTATGACTCATATTGTCGCGAGTTCGATAGAAGCATCATCGTTAAAGATATTAGTAGGAAGTGTGTTGGAAATATTAATGGATTGCTTGGTTTAAAAATTCAACTTTGTAAAGATATTTCAAAAGCAAGTTCAATTGAAGTTCATGATGTTTCTGTAACCTATAATAAAGTGTTGATAGTTCTTGACGATATCGATAGTATAGACCAGTTGGACGCTTTACTGGGAAACAAACGTTTTCATGAAGGAAGCAAAATCATTATAACGACTAGGGACATGTCGTTGACAGAGAGGTGTGAACTATTGAAAACGAAAGTTGAAAAAAGGCATACAAAATACCCACTTGAAGGCTTACCCGAAAACGCACTAGTAAAGCTTTTATGTCATCATGCGTTCAACGGTGAAGACCTTAAAGATGGCTatgaagaggtttcggaggatatTTTGAAGTATTGTGAATGA